The window GCGCCAGCACCTTCTCACCGTGACAGGTCGCGGTCAGGTCCAGCCTGGTCAGGCCCGGCTCGGCGCCGTCGCGTACCACCGCGCGTACCTCGATCTCGGTGCCCTCGTCGTCGTCGGGCACCACCACCGGCCGGGTGAACCGGACGCCGTACTCGACCACGGCGGCGGGGTCACCGGCCCACTCGGTCACCGCGCGGCCGACCAGCGCCATGGTGAACATGCCGTGGGCGATCACGCCCGGCAGCCCCACCTTGGTCGCGAACCGGTCGCTCCAGTGGATCGGGTTGAAGTCACCCGAGGCACCCGCGTAGCGGACCAGGTCCGCCCGGGTGACCCGGAAGGTCTTGACCGGCAGCTCCACGTCAGCCCTCTCCGCGTACGACAAGCTTTGACCAGACGGTGACCACCGGCTCGCCGGCCACCGTCGAAACGTCGGTCCGGGTGGTCAGGAAATCGTGCCCACCGCGAGAGGTGATCTCCTCGACGGTGTTGACGCAGACCAGCTCGTCCCCGGCGATCACCGGGCGGGCGTACGCGAACCGCTGGTCGCCGTGGACCACCCGGCTGTAGTCGATGCCCAGCGCGGGGTCCTCGATGAGCTGCTGGCTCGCCGCCATGGTGATGATGACCGGAAAGGTCGGCGGGGCGACCACGTCGCCGTGTCCGAGCGCTCGCGCGGCCTCAGGATCGTGGTACGCCGGATCGGTCGCGCCGATCGCGGTCGCGAACTCACGGATCTTCTCCCGTCCCACCTGGTAGGGGACGGTCGGCGGATAACTGCGGCCAACAAAAGACGGGTCCAACGACATGCCGCGAACCTACACTCCCGGATCCTCGATCACCGTTTGGCGAAATGCCGGTCGGAAAAACACGATCGCCGCACCGAAGGCGAAAGCGCCCGATCGGTACGGCGATGTGGAAAGACTGCGTGGCCGGCGCTGGACCGGCCAGCGGTTCTAGCGGGTCTCGCGGTGAACGGTGTGCTTGCCGTCCCGGGGGCAGAACTTCTTCAGCTCGATACGGTCCGGGTCGTTACGACGGTTCTTACGCGTGATGTAGTTGCGCTCCTTGCACTCCACACACGCCAAAGTGATCTTCGGACGGACATCGGTCGCCTTCGCCACGGCGGAGTGCCTTCCTCGCTAAGGATCAACTACGACACAGCAGCGTACCTGCCTGCTGTGCGGACATGCAAAGTGGGCGCCACTTGGCGCCCTTCACTTCGGTTTCCGGACCGGGCCCGGGTGCCGAGAGTAGCGGTGGCCGGACTTGAACCGGCGACACAGCGATTATGAGCCGCTTGCTCTACCATCTGAGCTACACCGCCGCAGGCGGGTCCAGCTGAACCCTCTGAGCCCCCTTACGGAATCGAACCGTAGACCTTCTCCTTACCATGGAGACGCTCTGCCGACTGAGCTAAGGGGGCAACGCGATCTTGCTTTTGGCGCGCAGGGGTAAGAGTACACGGCGATCCAGCGGTGGGGAAATCGGATCCCCGGGGGTCGCATAGTGCCTGCCCACGGGCCATCCGACGGCCCTCACGGCACCGCGCGCAGGCGCCGTACGTCGCTGGCGGCGGCCGTTTCCGGCTCCACCTGGGCACCGATCCATGCCTCCAGCCGCTCGTACGGCAGCGGCCTGCTGAACAGGAACCCCTGGCCGATCTGACAGCCGATGTCCTGCAGCAACTCCAGCGTCAACTCGCTCTCCACACCCTCGGCGACCACCGTGAGGCCGAACTGCTGGGAGAGCGTCACCACCGCGTTGACGATGGCCAGGTCCACCGGGTCGGTCGCCATGCCCTGCACGAACGAACGGTCGACCTTCACCTCGTCGACCGGCAACCGCCGTAGGTAGGACAGGGACGAGTAGCCGGTACCGAAGTCGTCCACCGACAGGCGTACGCCGACCTCGCGCAGCCGGCGCAGGGTCGGCATTGGACGGTTGGTCCCGTCCAGCACACCGGCTTCCTTGATCTCGAAGGTCAGCAGTTCCGGGGCGACGCCGTACTCGGCCAGCAGCTCCTGGACCCGGTCGGGGAAGTGCTGGTCGATCAGCGTACGGGCGGAGAGGTTGACCGACACGGCGAGCGAGCCGCCGTCGGCGGCCCAGTCCCGGCTGCGCCGCAGCCCCTCCCGGAGCACCGCCTCGGTCAGCCGCTCCAACTGGCCGGTGTGCTCCGCGACCGCCACGAAGTCCTCCGGCGAGACCGGGCCGTGTGCCGGGTGCTCCCAGCGGGCCAGGCACTCGACCCCGACCAGCCGCCGGTCGTCGAGGGTCACCTTCGGCTGGAAATAGACCTCCAGCTCACCGTTGTCCAGGGCCCGACGCAGGTCGCCCGCGAGGCCCAGGCGGTGCATGGAGCGGGACTCCAGCGCCGGGTTGAACAGCTGGATGCTCCCCGGGGTCGACTTCGCCGCGGTGGCTGCCAGGTCGACCCGGCGCAGCAGCGTCTCCGGGTCGTTGCCGTGATCCGGATGGACCGCCACCCCGACCGCGGTGTCGACGTCGAGGACCAATGTGCCGAAGACCATCTGGTCCTGGATCTGCTCGCGCAGCTCGGCGGCCAGTTCGGTGGCCGCCTCGGCGTTCTCCGCCCGCAGGGTGACCAGGAACTCGTCCCCGCCGATCCGGCCGACCAGGGCGGCCGCCGGCGCGCAGGAACGCAGCCGGGAGGCGACCTCGGTGAGCACCTCGTCACCGGCCGCGTGCCCGAGTGACTCGTTGACCTGGCGCAGCCCGTCGACGTCGAAGAGGAGGACCGCGACCACCTCACCCGGCGCCCGGACCCGTACCGCCTCTTCGAGCGCCTCGGTCATCCGGCGCCGGTTCGGCAGGTTGACCAGCCCGTCGTGGTACGCGTCGTGGCGCAACCGGTCGACCAGCCGGGAGTTCTCCAGGGCGACCGCGACGTGTGCCGCGATCGTCTCGAAGACGGGTACGTCACCGGGGAGGAAGTGGGTGCTGTCGCTGAGGCGGTTGACCACCTCCAGGGTGCCGATCACCGCCTGACCGGAGCGGAGCGGAGCCACGATGACGTCCTTCGCGCCGTCCGCGCGCAGGGCCGCCCGTACCTCCTCGTCGCCGTCCAGCCGTCCGCCCACCGCGACGGTCCGCTTCTCCTGTACGGCCAGCCGCCGGGCGATCAGGGGCGTCCGGCCCAGGTCCAGCAGACCGGGGTCGTCGACCCGCGCGGTGAGCAGCACCTCAGGATGCCGACCCTGGGCCGGTAGCCAGAGGGTGGCGTACTCGGCCTGCATCAGTGACCGGACCCGGCCCAGCATGACGTCCGTGAGGGTGCCGTCCTGCCCACTCTGGGTCATCGCCCGGGTGAGGTCGTACATGTCCGCGAGCGTGCGATGCTGCCGGAAGAACTGCGCGTAGGACTTGCCCACCAGGGCGAGCCCGCTGGCGAGCAGTGCCAGCAGAAGCAGTGACCACCACGTGCTGACCAGCGCGATCAGGACGATCAGGCCCACCGAGACGTTGGCCCCCGCGACGACCAGGTTGGGCGCCGCGGTCCGGGTCATCTCCCATCCCGCCTGGGCGCCCTGGATCAGGGTCACCACGACGATCACCGCGGCGAAGGTGACCAGGGTGATCGTGCTGACCGCGATGAAGAGGTTGGCCAGGGTCCTCGGTCCGGCGTCCGTCATCGGCGGCAGCGCCTGGAGCACCAGGCCGGCCAGCGAGGTGGCGGCCGCGGTCTTGGCCACGTTGAAGGACGCCTTCGCCATCCCGACCCGGCGCCGGAGCTGGCTGATCAGGGTCGCCAAGGTGAAGATCAGCACCACGGTCAGTGGCTGGAGGTAGAACAGCGCCAGTACCAGCGGGATCTCGGTGAGCGTCGCGATGATCGCCTGGCGCCGGATGACGAAGTGGAGGGTCGACCCCTCGGTCACCACCATGAAGACCAGCAGGGCGGCAGCGACCACCCACGCGCCGACCGGATGCTCGATCCGCCCGACGAGCCGTTCGGTGCCACCGTCGCCGGCGAGGATCCCGAGCCCTGTCGACCAGATCACTGCGAGGATCGCCAGTGGTCCGGTGATGAACCAGGCGCGCTCAGCGGATCGTCGTGGCGCTGATTGCCGCCCGGCCATACCGCTCCCTAGGGGTCGCGTTCCTTGCGGTCCCCGTCAACCGGGCCCGCGAGGTCTATCTAGAGGTGGCCCCCGACGGCCTGCAGCACGACCGCGCCCGCGCCGAGACCCCAGTCGTAGGTGTCCTGGGTGAAGAACAGGGTCTCGCCGGTGCCGTGCACTGCCATGAAGAGAGCCGTCAGCGCAAGGGCCGAGCCAAGCAGCCGACCAAGCCATCGTGCGGGCATCATTCGCTCCTGTCGAAAACATGACGGAGAAGAGGTGGAGGTTCCATGATGGTGCCACAGCTACGGGAGGCAGCAAAGCGGTACGGGCCTGCCGCGCCGCCGATCCGGCAAATTCCAACCGAACGGTAGGGACAACTCCACCGGCCGGCCGCAACCCCATGTGCCACAGAACGCCGACTTGGTGCGGGTAGCGCACGAAGTGAACTACTCCTCGAATCAGAAAACACGGACTAAATCGCGCCGCTCCTCATAATCGACCTAACGAACTTATACCCTCAACACTCCCCATATCGGACGGTCCCGACCCCGGTCGGGCCCGCGTCGCCGACCCCCGCACCG of the Micromonospora sp. NBC_01796 genome contains:
- a CDS encoding MaoC family dehydratase; this encodes MELPVKTFRVTRADLVRYAGASGDFNPIHWSDRFATKVGLPGVIAHGMFTMALVGRAVTEWAGDPAAVVEYGVRFTRPVVVPDDDEGTEIEVRAVVRDGAEPGLTRLDLTATCHGEKVLAQARATIRGPISGA
- a CDS encoding MaoC family dehydratase N-terminal domain-containing protein: MSLDPSFVGRSYPPTVPYQVGREKIREFATAIGATDPAYHDPEAARALGHGDVVAPPTFPVIITMAASQQLIEDPALGIDYSRVVHGDQRFAYARPVIAGDELVCVNTVEEITSRGGHDFLTTRTDVSTVAGEPVVTVWSKLVVRGEG
- the rpmG gene encoding 50S ribosomal protein L33, translating into MAKATDVRPKITLACVECKERNYITRKNRRNDPDRIELKKFCPRDGKHTVHRETR
- a CDS encoding putative bifunctional diguanylate cyclase/phosphodiesterase, with protein sequence MAGRQSAPRRSAERAWFITGPLAILAVIWSTGLGILAGDGGTERLVGRIEHPVGAWVVAAALLVFMVVTEGSTLHFVIRRQAIIATLTEIPLVLALFYLQPLTVVLIFTLATLISQLRRRVGMAKASFNVAKTAAATSLAGLVLQALPPMTDAGPRTLANLFIAVSTITLVTFAAVIVVVTLIQGAQAGWEMTRTAAPNLVVAGANVSVGLIVLIALVSTWWSLLLLALLASGLALVGKSYAQFFRQHRTLADMYDLTRAMTQSGQDGTLTDVMLGRVRSLMQAEYATLWLPAQGRHPEVLLTARVDDPGLLDLGRTPLIARRLAVQEKRTVAVGGRLDGDEEVRAALRADGAKDVIVAPLRSGQAVIGTLEVVNRLSDSTHFLPGDVPVFETIAAHVAVALENSRLVDRLRHDAYHDGLVNLPNRRRMTEALEEAVRVRAPGEVVAVLLFDVDGLRQVNESLGHAAGDEVLTEVASRLRSCAPAAALVGRIGGDEFLVTLRAENAEAATELAAELREQIQDQMVFGTLVLDVDTAVGVAVHPDHGNDPETLLRRVDLAATAAKSTPGSIQLFNPALESRSMHRLGLAGDLRRALDNGELEVYFQPKVTLDDRRLVGVECLARWEHPAHGPVSPEDFVAVAEHTGQLERLTEAVLREGLRRSRDWAADGGSLAVSVNLSARTLIDQHFPDRVQELLAEYGVAPELLTFEIKEAGVLDGTNRPMPTLRRLREVGVRLSVDDFGTGYSSLSYLRRLPVDEVKVDRSFVQGMATDPVDLAIVNAVVTLSQQFGLTVVAEGVESELTLELLQDIGCQIGQGFLFSRPLPYERLEAWIGAQVEPETAAASDVRRLRAVP